A stretch of Oncorhynchus mykiss isolate Arlee chromosome 12, USDA_OmykA_1.1, whole genome shotgun sequence DNA encodes these proteins:
- the LOC110538637 gene encoding histone-lysine N-methyltransferase SETD1A isoform X1, protein MDPDSEPDTQRALSLQWKSYKLVQDPATRRVNNKIYRYDGVHFSVPDSGFPPVGDLRDPRPRRIWSRHTEMALPVPKFKLDEFYVGPIPLKEVTFARLNDNIKEPFLAEMCAKFGEVEEMEILFHPKTRKHLGLARVLFTSTRGAKDTVKQLHSTSVMGNIIHAQLDIKGQQRQKYYDLIVSGSYTPQTVPTGGKALTERFQPPAPTQPDTSSDIRRRLSSEIAGLAAGLAAGVPALTPGSTTPCSVDTGFSEQRLDTTPSSMGGPYTPGSSASSQGGGTPYTPRSVSQDSGYAVARQVGYSAGPLTSGYPPQDMLPSSSCSSSTVSSSVGAYKAPRYSEDPHAPPQDPYQRCRPTYPPTGPFRPNEPPLYPTYPNAGGAGQHMAHHPAMPPPPPAPQYEQPPLADRDRERDRERDRDSGGRYGAGGTGSRRSSYQEANSSSKYSHHSHHSERERGYRRDSLGSREHGRHRNHHSHNHSSSSSSSRRRSSHDRDSRERDRDSDYSNSSDPRFNSNSHRSSSNSLSPPPSAYPSYSSSKDQPPPHNPSVSSRLEPSSVYRAQPSGAGSGERGSVSDKDPRSHHTPLPPPPPPPLPPASVIAAAVAETLSALDFGQESPVREETWTKPKRRPTTPPPPPQHPSTPPSSPPHSSMASSSTSPSSTSLPHHLPSSTSLSPPPQRDSSSPEPDSTNESLPFVYHSSSLDSRIEMLLKEQKAKFSFLPSDEDEEEDRKEERQREKVAGEGGAGKGGAAGEGRSNKQSEQDGEKDRRRRQGGDGGGQQRRKGERDKDGRRGRKQRMGGEGRKSPTVVAQAPSSSTFSPRVPTTDDHTSLHGTGPLQPETAQPEPIDPRTRQGAQTPPYNGKSQSSPHSSGEDMEISDEDEEHTITAVTTHHATPSSVSSPSSSQAPLPSQTDPSTSPSEPTQHFGTSMPAPPIPSYPPHLPPPGFSLQPPPPPCIPPPLGHMELHPEYPPHMPPHMYDYASSMELMNQYSGGAPMSFQMQTQMLSRLHQLRMSSSNGTAAPGDAPPSDYYHSMPPPPHHPYMDQEGGGYEQDQHYMPPHMPYAYPGPSQMPHHHAIPPPHTGWASHVLPEHYAYHTPPPYGTMPPVGGEAQYGAEGDPQMPLLTENPHEATVQLVLATLIQEMKSIMQRDLNRKMVENIAFGTFDEWWERKETKAKPFQTMVRGVAAVRDEDKKEENKASSKPREPLMSLVDWAKSGGMEGFSLRGALRLPSFKVKRKEPLELAEVGEMKRPKTPPEDDDEDSYHDKGLEGRMADGEGHRAERDSRRRKKKTRSRKPWDLDSEGEETSDGSSSDKEDEEEGSDKGSEDEALSADSDDESLSSSTESSSSSTSSSSSSSEDEDEEEGEQAGSGLDTMDESTMDSTALDTEKGDDREKSAAAVPKAPLSAEIKAEIAASKKDSSTLSLNARPPAPRPSSPIVIVPPLKKRRKTVSFSTGESDYKPHLPTVPLSPPPSTASPLLSHMKSHLPDSIFIASTPGTTPSKTLSLLPFASKPGEGNALSPSPVLTVPLPVRPEDSKNSPVPLVSPPITPTKSPNKRGASPKSPAPVWVCRTVQNLPLDHASMVKMAFEEAPPPVTKGRGRGRPRTVSLSTPTPPPSFHTLREEEEEEEEEGGLLRLGEQLGASSLLQLGSAPMADLSVLADVALKLDPDAGDSEETETSDEAEEQKMEEEMLLSPKALPLVMDPQGLSALQEHNYSKSPFYLIHAQKRSVSKQEPGVLLPADFNHHAISGVLEAPEEVIGEPLPSRDRHQAEYLSGMGLLCEDGDLAKASVLTSLTPSAKRKGMVAKGSELEEMGKEKNKKRRRKDKENLELQQTKKQKEHQTKKQKRKLEEVDLEEDVDVEQLEPGELSNTEDEEEWDDVRKSERLFLQEAGLTSSQRWPKPIPAPEPVTFDQRSEFEQMTILYDIWNSGLDMEDMTLLKTTYEKLLQDDHSTDWLNDTHWVHHTVTNIPNPRRKKKSADGQLREHVTGCARSEGYYAISRKEKDVYLDLELPEQALLEAADYDASGSNRLLSERRSEQRRLLSAIGIPAVMDSDLLKLNQLKFRKKKLRFGRSRIHEWGLFTMEPIAADEMVIEYVGQNIRQMVADNREKRYAQQGIGSSYLFRVDHDTIIDATKLGNLARFINHCCTPNCYAKVITIESQKKIVIYSKQAIGMNEEITYDYKFPLEENKIPCLCGTENCRGTLN, encoded by the exons ATGGATCCAGACAGTGAGCCGGATACACAACGAGCTCTCAGTTTGCAATGGAAGAGCTATAAGCTCGTCCAAGACCCAGCCACCCGGAGGGTTAACAACAAAATATACCGATATGATGGGGTGCATTTCAGTGTGCCG GACTCGGGGTTCCCCCCAGTGGGAGATTTGCGGGACCCTCGACCTCGTAGAATCTGGTCCAGGCACACAGAGATGGCCCTGCCAGTGCCCAAGTTCAAA CTGGATGAGTTCTACGTGGGCCCCATTCCCCTCAAGGAGGTGACCTTTGCTCGCCTCAATGACAACATCAAGGAACCCTTCCTGGCTGAGATGTGCGCAAAGtttggagaggtggaggagatggagataTTGTTTCACCCCAAGACCCGTAAGCACCTGGGCCTGGCCCGCGTGCTCTTCACCAGCACCAGGGGTGCGAAGGACACGGTCAAACAGCTGCACAGCACCTCCGTCATGGGTAACATCATTCACGCTCAGCTGGACATCAAAG GCCAGCAGAGGCAGAAGTATTATGACCTGATAGTGAGTGGCTCCTACACGCCCCAGACTGTGCCCACAGGAGGCAAGGCCCTGACAGAGCGGTTCCAGCCCCCAGCGCCAACACAACCAGACACG TCGTCAGATATCAGGCGGAGACTGTCCTCTGAGATAGCTGGCCTGGCTGCAGGCTTGGCTGCAGGGGTACCGGCTCTCACCCCTGGGAGCACCACCCCCTGCTCTGTGGACACAGGCTTCAGTGAGCAGCGTCTAGATACGACCCCCTCCTCCATGGGGGGGCCCTACACCCCAGGCTCCTCCGCTTCCTCACAGGGAGGAGGAACGCCCTACAcccctcgctctgtctcacagGACTCGGGCTACGCTGTTGCCAG ACAAGTTGGATACAGTGCTGGCCCGTTGACCAgtggctaccctccccaggacatgcttccctcctcctcctgctcctcctctactgtctcctcctcAGTCGGGGCATACAAAGCTCCCCGGTACTCGGAGGACCCCCATGCACCACCTCAAGACCCCTACCAAAGGTGTCGCCCCACATACCCCCCTACCGGCCCTTTCCGTCCAAACGAGCCCCCGCTCTACCCCACATACCCAAACGCTGGAGGGGCTGGACAGCACATGGCACACCACCCTGCAATGCCTCCCCCACCTCCTGCACCCCAGTACGAGCAGCCCCCTCTGGCAGACCGGGacagagagcgggacagagagcGGGACAGGGACTCAGGAGGGCGGTACGGTGCCGGTGGGACTGGCTCTAGAAGGTCATCTTACCAGGAGGCCAACTCTTCCTCCAAGTATTCCCACCACTCACATCattcagagagggagaggggctacAGACGGGACAGCCTGGGCTCCAGAGAACACGGCAGACACCGTAACCACCACTCACACAAtcacagcagtagtagtagcagcagccggCGACGGAGCAGCCACGACCGAGAcagcagggagagggacagagacagcgaCTACTCAAACAGCTCCGACCCCAGATTCAACTCCAACTCCCACCGCTCCTCCTCCAACAGTCTGTCCCCGCCTCCATCTGCCTacccctcctactcctcctccaaaGACCAACCCCCTCCCCAcaacccctctgtctcctcccgcCTAGAGCCCTCCTCAGTGTATCGTGCCCAGCCTAGTGGTGCTGGTTCTGGGGAGAGGGGGTCTGTGTCTGACAAGGACCCCCGATCCCACCACACCCCTCTGCCgccccctccaccacctcccctcccccctgcCTCTGTGATAGCCGCGGCTGTAGCAGAGACGCTCAGCGCCCTTGACTTTGGCCAGGAGagcccagtcagagaggagacatggaccaAGCCCAAACGCCGGCCCACcaccccacctccccctcctcagcatccctccacccctccctcttctccaccCCACTCCTCCATGGCTTCCTCCTCCACTTCACCCTCGTCCACCTCCCTCCCacaccatctcccctcctccacttccctctccccacccccccaGCGAGACTCCTCCTCCCCGGAGCCAGATTCCACCAATGAGAGCCTGCCATTTGTCTACCACAGCAGCAGCTTAGACTCTCGTATTGAGATGCTACTGAAAGAGCAGAAAGCTAAGTTCTCCTTCCTGCCCTCtgatgaagatgaggaagaggacagaaaggaagaaaggcagagagagaaggtggcaggagagggaggagcagggAAGGGAGGAGCAGCAGGTGAGGGCAGGAGCAATAAGCAGAGTGAGCAGGATGGGGAGAAAGACAGGCGGAGGAGACaaggaggagatggtggaggccagcagaggaggaaaggagagagggataaagacgGCCGTAGAGGGAGGAAGCAGAGaatggggggagaggggaggaagagtcCCACTGTAGTAGCACaagccccctcctcctccaccttctctcccCGCGTCCCCACCACAGATGACCATACTAGTCTCCATGGAACAGGACCTCTGCAGCCAGAGACAGCCCAACCTGAGCCTATTGATCCAAGGACCAGACAAGGGGCACAGACACCCCCCTACAACGGAAAGAGTCAG TCATCCCCTCATTCCTCTGGGGAAGACATGGAGATCTCCGACGAGGATGAAGAACACACCATTACAGCAGTGACCACCCACCACGCCACTCCTTCCTCCGTCTCTTCTCCATCTTCATCCCAGGCCCCCCTGCCCTCCCAGACagacccctctacctccccctctgaACCCACACAGCACTTTGGCACGTCCATGCCTGCTCCACCCATCCCCTCTTAcccccctcacctccctcccccgGGCTTTTCCCTGCAGCCCCCTCCACCCCCCTGCATCCCCCCACCGCTGGGCCACATGGAGCTGCACCCTGAGTACCCTCCTCACATGCCCCCACACATGTATGACTATGCCAGCAGTATGGAGCTGATGAACCAGTACAGTGGCGGAGCCCCCATGTCCTTCCAGATGCAGACCCAGATGCTGAGTCGGCTGCACCAGCTGAGGATGTCCTCCTCTAATGGCACCGCTGCCCCTGGCGACGCCCCCCCTTCAGACTACTACCACTCCATGCCCCCTCCCCCACACCACCCCTACATGGACCAAGAAGGGGGTGGCTATGAGCAGGATCAGCACTACATGCCCCCCCACATGCCCTACGCCTACCCTGGCCCCTCTCAGATGCCCCACCACCACGCCATCCCCCCTCCACACACGGGCTGGGCCTCGCATGTCTTACCCGAACACTATGCGTACCACACccctccgccctatgggactatgCCTCCTGTGGGGGGAGAGGCCCAGTACGGGGCGGAGGGGGACCCCCAAATGCCCCTGCTAACAGAGAACCCCCATGAGGCCACAGTGCAGCTGGTGCTGGCCACCCTTATCCAGGAGATGAAGAGCATCATGCAGAGGGACCTTAACCGCAAGATGGTGGAGAACATCGCCTTTGGAACCTTTGACGAGTGGTGGGAGCGCAAGGAGACCAAAGCCAAG CCGTTCCAGACCATGGTTCGGGGTGTGGCTGCAGTGAGGGACGAGGACAAGAAGGAGGAGAACAAGGCCAGCAGCAAGCCCCGGGAGCCCCTCATGTCTCTGGTGGACTGGGCCAAGAGTGGAGGAATGGAAGGCTTCTCACTGAGAGGGGCTCTACGACTACCATCATTCAAG GTGAAGAGGAAAGAACCTCTGGAGCTAGCAGAGgtaggagagatgaagagacccAAGACACCGCCAGAGGATGACGACGAAG acTCGTACCATGACAAGGGTCTAGAGGGAAGAATGGCAGATGGGGAGGGCCACAGGGCTGAGAGGGACAGCAGGCGGAGGAAGAAGAAGACGAGAAGTcgtaaaccttgggacctggacaGCGAAGGAGAAGAGACTTCTGATGGTTCTTCTTCAGATAag gaggatgaggaggagggaagtGACAAGGGGTCTGAAG ATGAGGCCTTGAGTGCGGACAGCGATGATGAGAGCCTCTCCTCATCCACAGAGAGTTCTTCCTCCTcaacatcatcatcctcctcttcctctgaagacgaggatgaggaggaaggagAGCAGGCCGGCAGTGGACTGGACACCATGGATGAATCTACGATGGACAGCACAGCTCTGGACACAGAGAAGGGGGATGACCG AGAAAAGTCTGCAGCTGCTGTTCCAAAAGCACCGCTCAGCGCCGAGATCAAAGCTG AAATTGCTGCCAGCAAGAAGGATTCATCAACACTCAGCTTAAACGCTCGTCCTCCAGCCCCCCGCCCCTCCTCCCCAATTGTCATTGTGCCTCCTCTCAAGAAGCGAAGGAAGACCGTCTCGTTCTCTACCGGGGAGAGCGACTACAAACCCCACCTTCCAACTGTCCCCTTGTCCCCACCTCCCTCCACggcctctcctctcttgtcccaCATGAAATCTCACCTTCCAGACTCCATTTTCATCGCCTCCACACCTGGAACCACCCCCTCCAAGactctctcactcctcccctTTGCCTCCAAACCAGGCGAAGGCaatgccctctctccctcccctgttctcACTGTTCCCTTGCCTGTACGCCCCGAAGACTCAAAAAATAGCCCTGTCCCTCTGGTGTCCCCTCCAATCACCCCCACCAAGTCCCCCAACAAACGGGGGGCCTCCCCCAAATCCCCCGCTCCAGTGTGGGTGTGTCGCACCGTGCAGAACCTCCCCCTGGACCACGCCTCCATGGTCAAGATGGCCTTTGAGGaggccccgccccctgtcacaaAGGGCCGGGGCAGGGGACGCCCCAGGACTGTCAGCCTGTCgacccccacccctcctccctccttccacaccctcagagaggaggaggaggaggaggaggaggaggggggactgCTGAGACTCGGTGAACAGCTGGGAGCATCCAGCCTGCTACAGCTGGGCTCGGCGCCTATGGCCGATCTGTCTGTCCTGGCTGATGTGGCCCTGAAGCTGGACCCAGACGCTGGAGACTCAGAAGAGACGGAGACGTCAGACGAGGCAGAGGAgcagaagatggaggaggagatgctCCTCTCTCCCAAAGCCCTCCCCCTGGTTATGGACCCACAGGGCCTGTCTGCCCTGCAGGAGCACAACTATTCCAAATCCCCCTTCTACCTCATCCATGCCCAAAAGAGGAGTGTCTCCAAACAGGAGCCTGGGGTGCTCCTCCCTGCAGACTTCAACCATCACGCCATCTCTGGGGTGCTGGAAGCTCCTGAGGAGGTCATAGGGGAACCCCTGCCCTCTAGGGACAGACACCAGGCTGAGTACCTGTCTGGCATGGGGCTGCTGTGTGAGGATGGAGACCTGGCCAAGGCCTCTGTGCTGACATCTCTCACCCCATCAGCCAAGAGGAAGGGAATGGTGGCGAAGGGCAGTGAACTGgaggagatggggaaagagaagaacaagaagaggagaaggaaagaTAAGGAAAATCTGGAGTTGCAGCAAACGAAAAAGCAGAAGGAACATCAGACCAAGAAACAGAAGAGGAAACTAGAG GAGGTGGACCTGGAGGAGGATGTGGACGTGGAGCAGCTGGAGCCGGGTGAGCTGTCTAACACGGAGGACGAGGAAGAGTGGGACGATGTGAGGAAGAGCGAGCGCCTCTTCCTCCAGGAGGCCGGGTTGACTTCGTCGCAGCGTTGGCCCAAGCCCATCCCTGCCCCGGAGCCCGTCACGTTTGACCAGCGCAGCGAGTTTGAGCAGATGACCATCCTGTACGATATCTGGAACTCTGGTCTAGACATGGAGGACATGACGCTGCTGAAGACAACCTACGAGAAGCTGCTGCAGGACGACCACAGCACCGACTGGCTCAACGACACACACTGGGTCCACCACACtg TTACCAACATCCCCAACCCGCGGCGTAAGAAGAAGAGTGCAGACGGGCAGCTGCGGGAGCACGTGACAGGCTGTGCCAGGAGCGAGGGCTACTACGCCATCAGCAGGAAGGAGAAGGATGTCTACCTGGATCTGGAACTGCCTGAGCAGGCCCTACTGGAGGCTGCCGACTACGACGCCTCG GGCTCAAACCGGCTGCTGTCAGAGAGACGGTCGGAGCAGCGCCGCCTCCTCAGTGCCATAGGCATCCCTGCAGTCATGGACTCTGACCTGCTCAAACTCAATCAGCTCAAG TTCCGGAAGAAGAAGCTTCGATTTGGCCGCAGTAGGATCCATGAATGGGGCCTGTTCACCATGGAACCCATTGCTGCTGATGAGATGGTCATTGAGTATGTGGGCCAGAATATTAGACAG ATGGTGGCTGACAACAGAGAGAAGCGTTATGCCCAGCAGGGCATTGGGAGCAGCTACCTGTTCAGAGTGGACCACGACACCATCATTGATGCTACCAAGTTAGGCAACCTGGCACGCTTCATCAACCACTGCTGCACT CCTAACTGCTATGCAAAGGTGATCACCATAGAATCCCAGAAGAAGATCGTGATCTACTCCAAGCAGGCCATTGGCATGAATGAAGAGATT